The Temnothorax longispinosus isolate EJ_2023e chromosome 4, Tlon_JGU_v1, whole genome shotgun sequence genome has a window encoding:
- the Dnapol-epsilon58 gene encoding DNA polymerase epsilon subunit 2: MQSAENFCPLNMIQTNFSLYGLVLSKELRVSLAKQLLKISQDERESWLSRIIELILAQNLDDPHIKAEHIKIAIEECLEPYKLKDTETVFNVINGYNIPKIKYDISKKKFIIDNENFYPETQYKSLVFRHRFEMAWYKTLRHKQFLSSKFEKQQTDKTNLIPIEYLLSELRIGNVCVMGLITQLMEDQYYLEDTSGTVKIDLSNTDFQDTFIMEGCIIIANGVYKDDVLHIESINLPPIESSESLRSDFGDTNTFGGPHNISLKMSEKLQVHEESNQDGMIVFIAELWLDVPHVLQKFKTILNGYMDYPPIAFVLCGHFLSFPTNITSAQALITGFKNLVDIIMQYTNLKESSKFVFVPGPHDLGSPKILPKPPLPKCIIEEVTKMIPNAIFTTNPCRIQYCTKEIVILREDMLTKMCRNALRFPKEEHFFKHFAKAIISQSHLTPVPLQVVPVYWKYDHALQIFPTPDLIVIADNFETYTTNYSDCYVINPGMFSKNNFSFQTYVPATNQIQDCQLPSDINVA; the protein is encoded by the exons ATGCAGAGTGCAGAAAATTTTTGTCCGCTTAAT ATGattcaaacaaatttttcattatacgGCTTGGTATTGTCAAA GGAACTTAGAGTATCTCTTGCCAAgcaactattaaaaatatcgcaaGATGAACGTGAATCTTGGCTCAGTCGTATTATAGAACTGATCCTGGCTCAAAACTTGGATGATCCACACATTAAAgctgaacatataaaaattgctataGAAGAATGCTTGGAGCCATATAAATTGAAAGATACGGAAACAGTGTTCAATGTTATAAATGGATATAATATACCGAAGATAAAGTAtgatatttctaaaaagaaatttattattgacaaTGAAAATTTCTACCCTGAAACGCAATATAAATCGTTAGTTTTTCGACATCGCTTCGAAATGGCGTGGTACAAAACTCTGAGGCATAAGCAATTTTTGTCTTCTAAATTTGAGAAACAGCAAACAGATAAGACAAATTTAATACCTATTGAATATCTGTTGAGCGAGTTGAGAATAGGGAATGTATGCGTAATGGGTCTGATAACACAATTAATGGAAGATCAATATTATTTGGAAGATACAAGTGGAACTGTCAAAATAGACCTCAGCAATACA gattTTCAAGATACTTTCATCATGGAAGGTTGTATAATAATAGCTAATGGTGTTTACAAGGATGATGTATTACACATAGAAAGTATCAACCTTCCGCCAATAGAATCATCGGAAAGCTTGCGATCAGATTTTGGCGATACAAATACATTTGGTGGACcacataatatatctttaaaaatgtcaGAAAAGTTACAAGTCCACGAGGAGAGCAACCAGGATGGAATGATAGTATTCATAGCAGAATTATGGTTGGATGTTCCACATgtcttacaaaaatttaagacGATACTGAATGGCTACATGGATTATCCTCCCATAGCTTTTGTATTGTGTGGTCATTTCTTAAGTTTCCCTACAAATATAACTAGTGCGCAAGCCTTGATAACGggttttaaaaatttggttgacataataatgcaatatacaaatttaaaggAATCTTCCAAATTTGTTTTTGTACCTGGCCCACATGATTTAGGCTCTCCTAAAATTTTACCGAAGCCTCCTTTGCCCAAATGCATTATCGAAGAAGTCACAAAAATGATACCAAATGCTATTTTTACCACGAATCCATGTAGAATACAGTACTGTACAAAGGAAATCGTAATATTAAGAGAAGATATGTTAACAAAGATGTGCAGGAATGCGCTTCGTTTCCCGAAAGAAGAACACTTTTTCAAACAT ttCGCCAAAGCCatcatcagccaatcacacCTGACTCCTGTGCCTCTTCAAGTCGTTCCAGTATATTGGAAATATGACCATgctttacaaatatttccAACGCCAGATCTCATTGTGATTGCTGACAATTTTGAAACCTACACGACCAATTATTCCGATTGTTATGTGATAAATCCCggaatgttttcaaaaaacaatttttcgttTCAAACTTATGTGCCTGCTACCAACCAGATTCAAGATTGTCAGTTGCCAAGCGACATCAATGTTGCTTGA
- the LOC139811013 gene encoding cyclin-dependent kinase-like 4 isoform X3, whose product MLFTQQLTSLPCLAKYKKSRAPSKAMERYERLARLGEGSYGVVFQCKDRQTGKLVAVKKFQQTEDDPLIRKIALREIRLLKNLKHPNLVNLLEVFRRKRKLHLVFEYCENTLLNEMEKYPSGCPDLTTRQITWQILQGIAYCHRFGCVHRDVKPENILLTSEGVVKLCDFGFARMLSPGENYTEYVATRWYRAPELLVGDTQYGTPVDVWAIGCVFAELIRGEALWPGKSDVDQLYLIRRTLGDLLPRHMAIFQQNEFFAGITLPTPQTLTPLEDALPRGNGSTLQLDFLKKCLDKDPNERWTCEQLLRHSYFVNFHFKVPDVEAEEFEKLKKYRERSRHTNYSQMVLPQLPKAGPSVHSQSENRPKSSSIHQQNFDHLPTIRG is encoded by the exons ATGCTCTTTACGCAACAGTTGACGTCGTTACCATGCCTTGCCAAATACAAAAA GTCTCGGGCACCGAGCAAAGCCATGGAGCGCTACGAACGTCTGGCGCGTCTCGGCGAGGGTAGCTACGGCGTTGTCTTCCAGTGTAAGGACCGGCAAACTGGAAAATTGGTGGCTGTAAAGAAGTTTCAGCAGACCGAGGATGATCCTTTAATACGTAAAATCGCACTACGGGAGATACGTCTTTTAAAG AATCTCAAGCATCCAAACTTGGTCAATCTTCTGGAAGTCTTCAGACGAAAGAGGAAATTACATTTAGTATTCGAATATTGCGAAAACACTCTTCTAAACGAAATGGAGAAGTATCCTAGCGGTTGCCCGGATCTCACAACGAGGCAAATTACCTGGCAAATTTTGCAAGGTATCGCCTATTGCCATCGCTTTGGATGCGTTCACAGAGATGTGAAGCCAGAGAACATCCTCCTCACCTCTGAAGGCGTGGTAAAATTATGCGACTTTGGATTCGCACGTATGCTCAGTCCTGGGGAGAACTATACGGAATATGTCGCAACCAGATGGTACAGAGCACCTGAATTGCTG GTCGGGGACACACAATACGGCACTCCGGTCGATGTATGGGCAATCGGTTGCGTGTTTGCTGAATTAATACGGGGCGAAGCCTTGTGGCCAGGAAAATCCGATGTAGATCAGTTGTACTTAATAAGAAGAACGCTGGGTGATCTTTTACCGAGACATATGGCTATCTTTCAACAAAACGAATTCTTTGCCGGTATCACTCTTCCAACTCCGCAAACACTTACACCCCTTGAAGATGCTCTACCCCGTGGAAATGGCAGTACTTTACAG CTGGATTTCCTGAAGAAGTGTTTGGATAAAGATCCAAATGAAAGGTGGACGTGCGAACAATTGTTGCGGCATTCTTATTTcgtcaattttcattttaaagtGCCGGATGTCGAGGCAGAAGAGTTTGAGAAACTTAAAAAGTATCGAGAACGTTCTAGG CATACCAATTATAGTCAAATGGTGTTACCTCAACTACCAAAGGCTGGTCCTTCTGTTCATAGTCAAAGTGAAAATCGGCCGAAGAGCTCCTCTATACATCAGCAAAATTTTGACCATCTACCTACCATAAGAGGTTAA
- the LOC139811013 gene encoding cyclin-dependent kinase-like 4 isoform X4, with product MNYRSFCELSRAPSKAMERYERLARLGEGSYGVVFQCKDRQTGKLVAVKKFQQTEDDPLIRKIALREIRLLKNLKHPNLVNLLEVFRRKRKLHLVFEYCENTLLNEMEKYPSGCPDLTTRQITWQILQGIAYCHRFGCVHRDVKPENILLTSEGVVKLCDFGFARMLSPGENYTEYVATRWYRAPELLVGDTQYGTPVDVWAIGCVFAELIRGEALWPGKSDVDQLYLIRRTLGDLLPRHMAIFQQNEFFAGITLPTPQTLTPLEDALPRGNGSTLQLDFLKKCLDKDPNERWTCEQLLRHSYFVNFHFKVPDVEAEEFEKLKKYRERSRHTNYSQMVLPQLPKAGPSVHSQSENRPKSSSIHQQNFDHLPTIRG from the exons ATGAATTATCGTTCTTTCTGCGAGTT GTCTCGGGCACCGAGCAAAGCCATGGAGCGCTACGAACGTCTGGCGCGTCTCGGCGAGGGTAGCTACGGCGTTGTCTTCCAGTGTAAGGACCGGCAAACTGGAAAATTGGTGGCTGTAAAGAAGTTTCAGCAGACCGAGGATGATCCTTTAATACGTAAAATCGCACTACGGGAGATACGTCTTTTAAAG AATCTCAAGCATCCAAACTTGGTCAATCTTCTGGAAGTCTTCAGACGAAAGAGGAAATTACATTTAGTATTCGAATATTGCGAAAACACTCTTCTAAACGAAATGGAGAAGTATCCTAGCGGTTGCCCGGATCTCACAACGAGGCAAATTACCTGGCAAATTTTGCAAGGTATCGCCTATTGCCATCGCTTTGGATGCGTTCACAGAGATGTGAAGCCAGAGAACATCCTCCTCACCTCTGAAGGCGTGGTAAAATTATGCGACTTTGGATTCGCACGTATGCTCAGTCCTGGGGAGAACTATACGGAATATGTCGCAACCAGATGGTACAGAGCACCTGAATTGCTG GTCGGGGACACACAATACGGCACTCCGGTCGATGTATGGGCAATCGGTTGCGTGTTTGCTGAATTAATACGGGGCGAAGCCTTGTGGCCAGGAAAATCCGATGTAGATCAGTTGTACTTAATAAGAAGAACGCTGGGTGATCTTTTACCGAGACATATGGCTATCTTTCAACAAAACGAATTCTTTGCCGGTATCACTCTTCCAACTCCGCAAACACTTACACCCCTTGAAGATGCTCTACCCCGTGGAAATGGCAGTACTTTACAG CTGGATTTCCTGAAGAAGTGTTTGGATAAAGATCCAAATGAAAGGTGGACGTGCGAACAATTGTTGCGGCATTCTTATTTcgtcaattttcattttaaagtGCCGGATGTCGAGGCAGAAGAGTTTGAGAAACTTAAAAAGTATCGAGAACGTTCTAGG CATACCAATTATAGTCAAATGGTGTTACCTCAACTACCAAAGGCTGGTCCTTCTGTTCATAGTCAAAGTGAAAATCGGCCGAAGAGCTCCTCTATACATCAGCAAAATTTTGACCATCTACCTACCATAAGAGGTTAA
- the LOC139811013 gene encoding cyclin-dependent kinase-like 4 isoform X2, which yields MCADEGDLTKEYTMNSILGFLSRAPSKAMERYERLARLGEGSYGVVFQCKDRQTGKLVAVKKFQQTEDDPLIRKIALREIRLLKNLKHPNLVNLLEVFRRKRKLHLVFEYCENTLLNEMEKYPSGCPDLTTRQITWQILQGIAYCHRFGCVHRDVKPENILLTSEGVVKLCDFGFARMLSPGENYTEYVATRWYRAPELLVGDTQYGTPVDVWAIGCVFAELIRGEALWPGKSDVDQLYLIRRTLGDLLPRHMAIFQQNEFFAGITLPTPQTLTPLEDALPRGNGSTLQLDFLKKCLDKDPNERWTCEQLLRHSYFVNFHFKVPDVEAEEFEKLKKYRERSRHTNYSQMVLPQLPKAGPSVHSQSENRPKSSSIHQQNFDHLPTIRG from the exons ATGTGCGCCGACGAGGGTGACCTGACAAAAGAGTACACCATGAATTCTATTCTTGGATTTTT GTCTCGGGCACCGAGCAAAGCCATGGAGCGCTACGAACGTCTGGCGCGTCTCGGCGAGGGTAGCTACGGCGTTGTCTTCCAGTGTAAGGACCGGCAAACTGGAAAATTGGTGGCTGTAAAGAAGTTTCAGCAGACCGAGGATGATCCTTTAATACGTAAAATCGCACTACGGGAGATACGTCTTTTAAAG AATCTCAAGCATCCAAACTTGGTCAATCTTCTGGAAGTCTTCAGACGAAAGAGGAAATTACATTTAGTATTCGAATATTGCGAAAACACTCTTCTAAACGAAATGGAGAAGTATCCTAGCGGTTGCCCGGATCTCACAACGAGGCAAATTACCTGGCAAATTTTGCAAGGTATCGCCTATTGCCATCGCTTTGGATGCGTTCACAGAGATGTGAAGCCAGAGAACATCCTCCTCACCTCTGAAGGCGTGGTAAAATTATGCGACTTTGGATTCGCACGTATGCTCAGTCCTGGGGAGAACTATACGGAATATGTCGCAACCAGATGGTACAGAGCACCTGAATTGCTG GTCGGGGACACACAATACGGCACTCCGGTCGATGTATGGGCAATCGGTTGCGTGTTTGCTGAATTAATACGGGGCGAAGCCTTGTGGCCAGGAAAATCCGATGTAGATCAGTTGTACTTAATAAGAAGAACGCTGGGTGATCTTTTACCGAGACATATGGCTATCTTTCAACAAAACGAATTCTTTGCCGGTATCACTCTTCCAACTCCGCAAACACTTACACCCCTTGAAGATGCTCTACCCCGTGGAAATGGCAGTACTTTACAG CTGGATTTCCTGAAGAAGTGTTTGGATAAAGATCCAAATGAAAGGTGGACGTGCGAACAATTGTTGCGGCATTCTTATTTcgtcaattttcattttaaagtGCCGGATGTCGAGGCAGAAGAGTTTGAGAAACTTAAAAAGTATCGAGAACGTTCTAGG CATACCAATTATAGTCAAATGGTGTTACCTCAACTACCAAAGGCTGGTCCTTCTGTTCATAGTCAAAGTGAAAATCGGCCGAAGAGCTCCTCTATACATCAGCAAAATTTTGACCATCTACCTACCATAAGAGGTTAA
- the LOC139811013 gene encoding cyclin-dependent kinase-like 4 isoform X1: MDKWLQDRKLWLFGSTLPLLPRRSRAPSKAMERYERLARLGEGSYGVVFQCKDRQTGKLVAVKKFQQTEDDPLIRKIALREIRLLKNLKHPNLVNLLEVFRRKRKLHLVFEYCENTLLNEMEKYPSGCPDLTTRQITWQILQGIAYCHRFGCVHRDVKPENILLTSEGVVKLCDFGFARMLSPGENYTEYVATRWYRAPELLVGDTQYGTPVDVWAIGCVFAELIRGEALWPGKSDVDQLYLIRRTLGDLLPRHMAIFQQNEFFAGITLPTPQTLTPLEDALPRGNGSTLQLDFLKKCLDKDPNERWTCEQLLRHSYFVNFHFKVPDVEAEEFEKLKKYRERSRHTNYSQMVLPQLPKAGPSVHSQSENRPKSSSIHQQNFDHLPTIRG, from the exons ATGGACAAATGGCTTCAAGATAGGAAGCTCTGGCTATTTGGTAGCACGCTACCATTGTTACCAAGGAG GTCTCGGGCACCGAGCAAAGCCATGGAGCGCTACGAACGTCTGGCGCGTCTCGGCGAGGGTAGCTACGGCGTTGTCTTCCAGTGTAAGGACCGGCAAACTGGAAAATTGGTGGCTGTAAAGAAGTTTCAGCAGACCGAGGATGATCCTTTAATACGTAAAATCGCACTACGGGAGATACGTCTTTTAAAG AATCTCAAGCATCCAAACTTGGTCAATCTTCTGGAAGTCTTCAGACGAAAGAGGAAATTACATTTAGTATTCGAATATTGCGAAAACACTCTTCTAAACGAAATGGAGAAGTATCCTAGCGGTTGCCCGGATCTCACAACGAGGCAAATTACCTGGCAAATTTTGCAAGGTATCGCCTATTGCCATCGCTTTGGATGCGTTCACAGAGATGTGAAGCCAGAGAACATCCTCCTCACCTCTGAAGGCGTGGTAAAATTATGCGACTTTGGATTCGCACGTATGCTCAGTCCTGGGGAGAACTATACGGAATATGTCGCAACCAGATGGTACAGAGCACCTGAATTGCTG GTCGGGGACACACAATACGGCACTCCGGTCGATGTATGGGCAATCGGTTGCGTGTTTGCTGAATTAATACGGGGCGAAGCCTTGTGGCCAGGAAAATCCGATGTAGATCAGTTGTACTTAATAAGAAGAACGCTGGGTGATCTTTTACCGAGACATATGGCTATCTTTCAACAAAACGAATTCTTTGCCGGTATCACTCTTCCAACTCCGCAAACACTTACACCCCTTGAAGATGCTCTACCCCGTGGAAATGGCAGTACTTTACAG CTGGATTTCCTGAAGAAGTGTTTGGATAAAGATCCAAATGAAAGGTGGACGTGCGAACAATTGTTGCGGCATTCTTATTTcgtcaattttcattttaaagtGCCGGATGTCGAGGCAGAAGAGTTTGAGAAACTTAAAAAGTATCGAGAACGTTCTAGG CATACCAATTATAGTCAAATGGTGTTACCTCAACTACCAAAGGCTGGTCCTTCTGTTCATAGTCAAAGTGAAAATCGGCCGAAGAGCTCCTCTATACATCAGCAAAATTTTGACCATCTACCTACCATAAGAGGTTAA